The following coding sequences are from one Beggiatoa alba B18LD window:
- a CDS encoding M61 family metallopeptidase — protein sequence MQVHYLVNIPAPQTHIVQVTLKAQRQPEQQRLQFFLPAWSPGSYLVREYARHIRSLSARTSALLPLFCQQISKDTWEIDWTKSSIETQNSLDFQIDYEVYCHELTVRTAHIDNTHAFLHAPAYLLGIKNVALINPIIYLQFPNEWQSITTGLEALSKYPYCYIASDYDQLLDCPIEIGNQTTDTFYVNNKAHHIGFYGDIYPHPYSLRQDMQTLVETISQTMQSMPYNHYAFIVHFAPRLYGGLEHSNSSTLQFDGRKLGNRKEYIRWLGLVAHEYFHTWNIKRIRPADFAQLDYAQENYTRMLWLAEGLTSFVDDLFVYRAGLCSLEEYLERICEDLNRYYTIQGRYFHSLEDSSFNAWIKLYRPDENTANSSISYYLKGGLIFALLNIQLSQFGKHIDDFLHLLWQDYQTNPQAGITTEQVLAMITSLSNAEVSTEFYRFISTTEEIDFASFYQQIGVQFIWKSSGKAWLGAEFEYRGERVLIKTVHLNSPAYASGLNAGDEILAINRQRITVDDMQKLEILLSEQTYDFLIARTEQILELPIMTGKAPETLDKLAVIDAEKARSVLWGQTSH from the coding sequence ATGCAAGTTCACTACCTCGTTAATATTCCTGCGCCACAAACTCACATTGTTCAAGTCACCCTAAAAGCCCAGCGTCAACCTGAACAACAACGCCTACAATTTTTTCTGCCTGCATGGAGCCCTGGTTCTTATTTAGTTCGAGAATATGCACGCCATATCCGTAGTTTATCCGCCCGCACATCAGCACTACTCCCTTTATTTTGCCAACAAATCAGCAAAGACACATGGGAAATAGACTGGACAAAAAGCAGTATAGAAACACAAAATAGCCTTGATTTTCAAATTGATTATGAAGTGTACTGTCATGAGCTAACGGTACGCACAGCACATATTGATAACACTCATGCCTTTTTACATGCACCCGCTTACTTATTGGGCATCAAAAACGTTGCATTAATCAACCCAATTATTTACTTACAATTCCCCAATGAGTGGCAAAGCATCACCACAGGACTAGAAGCCCTATCAAAATATCCATATTGCTACATCGCCAGCGATTACGACCAGCTACTCGATTGCCCCATTGAAATTGGCAATCAAACAACAGACACCTTCTATGTCAACAATAAAGCGCACCATATTGGCTTTTACGGCGATATTTACCCGCACCCCTACTCATTACGCCAAGATATGCAGACATTGGTCGAAACCATCAGCCAAACCATGCAATCTATGCCTTACAACCACTATGCCTTTATCGTCCATTTTGCCCCACGTTTATATGGTGGTTTAGAACATAGCAACTCTAGTACTTTACAATTTGACGGACGTAAATTAGGCAATCGTAAAGAATACATCCGCTGGTTAGGATTAGTCGCGCATGAATATTTTCATACATGGAATATCAAACGCATCCGCCCCGCAGATTTCGCCCAATTAGATTATGCCCAAGAAAATTACACCCGCATGTTATGGCTTGCGGAAGGATTGACCAGCTTTGTCGATGACTTATTTGTTTATCGTGCGGGATTATGTAGTTTAGAAGAATACCTAGAACGTATTTGTGAAGATTTAAACCGTTACTACACTATTCAAGGACGTTATTTTCACTCATTAGAAGACAGCTCATTCAATGCATGGATAAAGCTCTATCGTCCTGATGAAAACACCGCAAATAGTTCTATTAGCTACTATCTAAAAGGCGGTTTAATATTCGCGCTGTTAAATATTCAACTCAGCCAGTTTGGCAAACACATTGATGATTTTTTGCACCTACTTTGGCAAGACTATCAAACCAACCCACAAGCAGGCATAACGACAGAACAAGTGCTCGCCATGATTACCAGCTTGAGCAATGCAGAAGTCAGCACAGAATTTTATCGCTTTATCAGTACAACAGAAGAAATTGATTTCGCCAGTTTTTACCAACAAATCGGCGTGCAATTTATATGGAAAAGCAGCGGAAAAGCATGGCTAGGGGCAGAATTTGAATATCGTGGCGAACGTGTGTTGATTAAAACAGTCCATTTAAACAGCCCTGCTTACGCATCGGGGCTAAATGCTGGCGATGAAATACTGGCGATTAATCGCCAACGAATCACCGTTGATGATATGCAGAAACTAGAAATACTCTTATCAGAACAAACCTACGATTTTTTAATTGCTCGTACAGAACAAATTTTAGAACTTCCCATCATGACGGGTAAAGCCCCTGAAACACTGGATAAACTCGCCGTGATTGACGCAGAAAAAGCACGCAGTGTTTTATGGGGGCAAACAAGCCATTAA